In one Gopherus evgoodei ecotype Sinaloan lineage chromosome 1, rGopEvg1_v1.p, whole genome shotgun sequence genomic region, the following are encoded:
- the LOC115648314 gene encoding olfactory receptor 52R1-like, translating to MQEFLPCYMLDSNTTNFTNPSTFILLGIPGLEVAQVWISIPFCTMYAIAILGNFTILFIVKRETSPHEPMYYFLCMLAITDLVLSTSTLPKMLSIFWFNSREINFSACLTQMYFIHCFSVMESGIFVAMAWDRYVAICDPLRHSIILTNPMVAKIILVVVLRGSMLVLPYPFLVRQWPYCRTNIISHTYCEHIAVVKLACTNIRISSYYGLFVAYLVTGLDVFFIAVSYIQILRAIFSLPTKDARLKTFGTCSSHICVILIFYIPSLFSFLMHRFGHNLALHLHILIANVYLLVPPMLNPIIYGVRTKQIWNRLLQLFTHTGT from the coding sequence ATGCAGGAATTTCTCCCCTGCTACATGTTAGATTCCAACACAACcaacttcaccaacccctccaccttcatcctgctgggcattcctggcctggaggtggcccaagtctggatctccatccccttctgcaccatgtatgccatagccatcttggggaacttcaccatcctgttcattgtgaagagGGAGACGAGCccccatgagcccatgtactatttcctctgcatgctggccatcaCCGACCTGGTCCTGTCCACTTCCACTCtacccaaaatgctgagcatcttctggttcaattctaGGGAGAtcaatttcagtgcctgcctcacccagatgtacttcattcactgcttctcagtgATGGAGTCTGGGATTTTCGTGGCCATGGCTTGGGatcgctacgtggccatctgtgatcccctgagacattccattATCCTGACAAACCCCATGGTGGCCAAGATCATCCTGGTTGTGGTGTTGCGCGGTAGCATGCTCGTACTGCCCTATCCCTTCCTGGTTAGgcagtggccatattgcagaaccaacatcatctcCCACACCTACTGTGAGCACATAGCcgtggtgaagctggcctgcaCAAACATCCGCATTAGTAGTTACTATGGCCTCTTTGTGGCATATTTGGTGACCGGTCTGGATGTATTTTTTATCGCTGTGTCCTATatccagatcctcagggccatcttcagcctccccacaaaggatgctCGGCTGAAGACTTttgggacctgcagctcccacatCTGTGTCATCTTAATCTTTTACATTccatctctcttctccttcctcatgCACCGGTTTGGGCACAATTTGGCCCTGCATTTACACATTCTCATTGCCAATGTGTACCTCCTGGTGCCCCCCATGCTAAATCCCATCATCTATggggtgaggaccaaacagatctGGAACAGGCTGCTCCAACTCTTTACTCATACAGGGACCTAA